A window from Salarias fasciatus chromosome 11, fSalaFa1.1, whole genome shotgun sequence encodes these proteins:
- the onecutl gene encoding one cut domain, family member, like: protein KQRVNVSKGGGGGGGGGGGRGGGGEGEEKELVVRSMKWQAEGRGGEQSSNAAGEAAAAALGVSLPGLKMDGGLGEMSLHSHAELAHSQDGRAMLHSRDLSAAFPRPSLGGSSMSLEPEPRPPGFDHSMSALGYSGDSPSSSGSTYTTLTPLQPFDDKFHHHHHHHHPCLPVSNVIGSFTLMREDRGLGANFYNPYGKELAMSQSLTPPSGGSGLGSSMHGYGSLGNSPNANGGQMLHGGYDVHGGSLFCRTSDFGREMSPPGIGAGEVSVGHQLNKMEAHQHAPGHHPHIYSQHYQPHHHPGQQAAKMGEHLHSSSSASSSPGEGMLPGSQGGGGGGGSGEEINTRDVAQRIITELKRYSIPQAIFAERVLCRSQGTLSDLLRNPKPWGKLKSGRETFKRMSRWLQEPEFQRMASLRLEACKRKEQEQSKLERNQGPKRTRLVFTDLQRRTLMAIFRENHRPTKELQVTISQQLGLELSTVSNFFMNARRRNLNKWADEGRPSSTGSSGSSVSSSAVSCSTA, encoded by the exons AAGCAGAGAGTCAATGTGAGcaaagggggaggaggaggaggaggaggaggaggaggaagaggaggaggaggagaaggagaggagaaagagttGGTGGTGAGATCGATGAAGTGGCAggcagagggaagaggaggag agcagagcagcaacgcagcgggagaagcagcagcagcggcgctcGGGGTTTCCTTGCCggggttgaagatggatggggGTCTCGGGGAGATGTCCCTCCACAGCCACGCCGAGCTGGCGCACAGCCAGGACGGCCGCGCCATGCTGCACTCGCGGGACCTGTCGGCCGCGTTCCCCCGGCCCTCCCTCGGGGGCTCCTCCATGTCCCTGGAGCCGGAGCCCCGTCCGCCGGGCTTCGACCACTCCATGTCGGCGCTGGGCTACAGCGGCGACTCGCCGTCCAGCTCCGGCAGCACCTACACCACCCTGACCCCCCTGCAGCCCTTCGACGACAAgttccaccaccaccaccaccaccaccacccctgcCTCCCCGTCAGCAACGTCATCGGCAGCTTCACCCTCATGCGCGAGGACCGAGGCCTCGGCGCCAACTTCTACAACCCGTACGGGAAGGAGCTGGCCATGTCCCAGAGCCTGACGCCCCCCAGCGGCGGCTCGGGCCTGGGCTCCTCCATGCACGGCTACGGCAGCCTGGGCAACAGCCCCAACGCCAACGGCGGCCAGATGCTCCACGGCGGCTACGACGTGCACGGGGGCAGCCTCTTCTGCCGGACGTCGGACTTCGGCCGGGAGATGTCGCCGCCGGGCATCGGGGCGGGCGAGGTGTCGGTGGGGCACCAGCTGAACAAGATGGAGGCTCACCAGCACGCCCCGGGCCACCACCCACACATCTACAGCCAGCACTaccagccccaccaccaccccggCCAGCAGGCCGCCAAGATGGGCGAGCACCTGCACTCCTCGTCGTCCGCCTCGTCCTCGCCCGGCGAGGGCATGCTGCCGGGCtcgcagggcggcggcggcggcggcggctccggaGAGGAGATCAACACCCGGGACGTGGCCCAGAGGATCATCACCGAGCTGAAGAGGTACAGCATCCCCCAGGCCATCTTCGCCGAGAGGGTCCTGTGTAGGTCACAGGGCACGCTGTCCGACCTCCTGAGGAACCCCAAGCCCTGGGGCAAGCTCAAGTCCGGCCGCGAGACCTTTAAGAGGATGTCCCGCTGGCTCCAGGAGCCCGAGTTTCAAAGAATGGCCTCTCTGCGGCTGGAGG CCTGCAAGCGcaaggagcaggagcagagcaaGCTGGAGCGCAACCAGGGCCCGAAGCGCACCCGGCTGGTGTTCACGGACCTGCAGCGCCGCACCCTCATGGCCATCTTCAGGGAGAACCACCGCCCCACCAAGGAGCTGCAGGTCACCATCTCCCAGCAGCTGGGCCTGGAGCTGTCCACCGTCAGCAACTTCTTCATGAACGCCCGCCGCCGCAACCTCAACAAGTGGGCGGACGAGGGCCGCCCGTCCTCCACGGGCTCCTCGGGCTCCAGCGTTTCCTCGTCGGCGGTGTCCTGCAGCACGGCGTGA